The following are encoded in a window of Thunnus albacares chromosome 9, fThuAlb1.1, whole genome shotgun sequence genomic DNA:
- the tmed5 gene encoding transmembrane emp24 domain-containing protein 5 yields the protein METARMLLCVLSVFVALVSETFMVLASFSQSLDSDFTFTLPAGRKECFYQTMKKGASLEIEYQVLDGAGLDVDFFISSPSGQILFSDYHKSDGVHTVETEDGDYMFCFDNSFSTVSEKIIFFELIMDNMDADEDPDDWKEYVHGTDMLDMKLEDIMDTINNVKSRLGKSVQIQTVLRAFEARDRNLQESNFDRVNFWSVINLITMLLVSAVQVYLVRSLFEDKRKIRT from the exons ATGGAGACAGCCCGGatgttgctgtgtgtgctgTCCGTGTTTGTTGCTCTAGTTTCGGAGACGTTTATGGTGCTGGCGTCCTTCTCTCAGTCTCTGGACAGCGACTTCACATTTACTCTACCCGCCGGTCGAAAGGAGTGTTTCTACCAGACTATGAAGAAAGGTGCCTCACTGGAAATTGAATATCAG GTATTAGATGGTGCAGGTCTCGATGTAgatttcttcatctcctctccttctgGCCAGATACTGTTCAGTGACTATCACAAGTCAGATGGAGTGCACAC CGTTGAAACTGAGGATGGAGACTACATGTTCTGCTTTGACAACTCCTTCAGTACCGTCTCTGAGAAGATCATCTTCTTTGAGTTGATCATGGACAACATGGATGCAGATGAGGACCCAGACGACTGGAAGGAGTATGTCCATGGAACAGACATGTTGGACATGAAGCTGGAAGACATCATG GACACCATCAACAACGTGAAGTCTCGGCTGGGCAAAAGTGTGCAGATCCAGACGGTGCTTCGAGCATTCGAGGCTCGTGACAGGAACCTCCAGGAGAGTAACTTTGACAGGGTGAACTTTTGGTCGGTGATCAATCTCATTACTATGCTGTTGGTATCAGCGGTTCAGGTCTACCTAGTCCGCTCGCTGTTCGAAGATAAAAGGAAAATTCGCACATAA